Genomic DNA from Jejubacter calystegiae:
TTTTTGAAACGCCGCTCGATGAGGCGCAGTTTGCGCAATGTCGTCTGCTGCTGACCACCTTTTATGGTATCGACCTGCGTCGTGTGGATTTCAGCGCTGCCACCTTCGAACGGGTAGTGTTCTTCGAATGCGATCAGCGCAATAAAAGCTATGCCCGCCAGCATTTTACCGGCTGCCAGTTTACCGACAACCGCCTCGACGAGGCGGATTTCAGTGGCGCGCAGTTGACTCAGTGCAATTTTAAAGGCGCTTCGCTACAGCGGGCGAACCTGCGCCAGGTCGACGCCCGCCAGGCGCTGTTTATGGAAGCCGATCTGAGCGGTGCGCAGTGCCAGAGTGGGGTGTTCGATCAGGCCATGATGGTTGGCGCGGTGCTTAACGGCGTCGATTTCAGTCAGAGCCGGCTGTTTCAGACCATTTTGCAGCAGGCAGTCGCTGCGGGAGCCTGCTTCCGGCGCTGTGATTTGACTTACAGCGATTTTTCCGGCGCCGATCTGCGCCAGGCGGATTTTACCGACGTCCGGTTCTCCCGGACCCGCTTTCACCGTGCCCGCCAGGAAGGTGCGCACATCCCGAATCGCAGAGGGATGCTGGAATACGATGAAGAATTACTGGCCGCCGAAGCCTGGAGCGCACAGCGCCAGAGCCGCGGTTAAAGGAGAGGTGATGAACAATATCAATCATAAACTGGCTCAGGCCGCGCTGCCGCCGCTACAGGCCGCGGGTCGGGTGACCCACTGTTTTGCCGATGGCAGCCTGATGGTGGAAAGTGAAGGGCGCGGCTGGCACTGTCGTCGGGCGGCGAGCTGCCTGATTGCTCCGGCCACGGGGGATAGCGTGCTGATTGCCAGCGCGGCGGATCAGGCATGGCTGTTGGCGGTACTGGAACGGGCCGATGAAAGCAGCGCCGAACTGTCGTTGCCGGGGGATCTGCATATCCGCAGCGCCGGAGAGCTGAGCCTGAGCGGCGCCACCCTGAAGGTGGATGCGCAGCAGGGGGACTGTCATATTGGCGAGATGAACTACAGTGGCGATAAGCTTTCCGCCTGGGTCAGCCTGACCCGGCTGGTAGGCAA
This window encodes:
- a CDS encoding pentapeptide repeat-containing protein, with translation MTSLSATDLQQRVKSGETISELALDGLDLRNCDLSGGIFQEVTLNGADLRGANLHEAVFTECELNDIQVSGATLTQTVFNQCVMANLRADNTALCESVFNECGLAGSDFSDSKLDKTQFMRCELQRSRFSHSELDRSTFFETPLDEAQFAQCRLLLTTFYGIDLRRVDFSAATFERVVFFECDQRNKSYARQHFTGCQFTDNRLDEADFSGAQLTQCNFKGASLQRANLRQVDARQALFMEADLSGAQCQSGVFDQAMMVGAVLNGVDFSQSRLFQTILQQAVAAGACFRRCDLTYSDFSGADLRQADFTDVRFSRTRFHRARQEGAHIPNRRGMLEYDEELLAAEAWSAQRQSRG
- a CDS encoding DUF3540 domain-containing protein, with protein sequence MNNINHKLAQAALPPLQAAGRVTHCFADGSLMVESEGRGWHCRRAASCLIAPATGDSVLIASAADQAWLLAVLERADESSAELSLPGDLHIRSAGELSLSGATLKVDAQQGDCHIGEMNYSGDKLSAWVSLTRLVGKRVESVWQTVTQISHNLFRHTRNTEQVRAGQVDIRADDYARLHAHNTVITSKAITKVDSEQIHMG